In a single window of the Notamacropus eugenii isolate mMacEug1 chromosome 4, mMacEug1.pri_v2, whole genome shotgun sequence genome:
- the MN1 gene encoding transcriptional activator MN1 isoform X1, translated as MFGLDQFEPPINNRNAGQGERNFGEPGLSMNGHFKAPAFHAGGPADPTISALGEPPLLGMNMGMAGEPYGFHGRGHSELHAGGLQPQPVHGFFGSQQPHHGHPGGHHPHQHHPHFGGNFAGPDPGASCLHGGRLLGYGGGGGGLGNQPGFAEGYEHMAETQGGESFGQQRPGNIPEFQHHSSGPSGHAVPAPCLPLDQSPNRAASFHGLPASSSSDSHSLEARRMANQGGVESLEYNYPGDGPSGHFDLPVFSPSESEGQLPHYGTGRQVPGGAFPGASALPRAPGMVAMSKIHPQQQQHGGGVFFERFGGARKMSVGMEAGVNAVRHPLMQQAPQPPQPQPPPPQPQPQPPPPQQQPNLLARQNSCPPAIPRQPQAEANPASGSLQDGGPILPNQHAQFEYPIHRLENRSMHPYSDPVFTMQHPPPPPAPQQQQPPAPPQAPNQRLQHFDAPYLNVAKRARFDFPSTPTVDRCASWNGSLHSGALDNHLSPSAYPGLPGDFTPPVPDTFPPGPALQHPGPDPQALQQQQQQQQQQQQRQNAALMMKQMASRTQQQQQQQQQQQQRLRQPGLPPLSHPGDVGPGSGLVHAGPVASLAQANFEREGGGGGGGGGGGSNGSGGGGAGRMGNFDPQNPHLAQESAWFPGPHPPPPPPGDLLPRRLGGSNLPPDGSPHELGLAQGGSGMLFRGPGVAGLGLQESLRMPGEGHVPALHSPGLHSQFGGSLGGLGQLQSPGAGVGLPSTPSDRRAPPPDFTAPPLGGQPGFPFSGTSRQATPLSNPGVSASPGGGGGGGGGGSTYPPQPDFQPSQRASASKLGALSLGSFNKPNSKDNLFGQSCLAALSTACQNMIASLGAPNLNVTFNKKNQPESKRKLSQTDSDGAVGSSGAGSGGSGSGGNTGPDYFPSGTAPGGPGPGGPGGTSGGGGKAPGPPNPAASGDGTSLSPNYTIEATSGNDGKPVPGGGGRGRGRRKRDSGHVSPGTFFDKFSAAAAAADSGASGVSPGQQAAPGPPGGSSGGEPRGAPTPHDKALTSPSWGKGAELLLGDQADLMSSLDSGIQSGAKSAGSSPHVGDFADEVSTGYANEDEVSSSSDNAASALAKPSRSPLVTGSPKIPRGPAGEHGQKGAPGLGGLLTTSTSTPDSYGLSSSSGAAHPGTPGLEQVRTPTSSTSPQDEIHPLEILQAQIQLQRQQFSISEDQPLGPKGGGSGGGAGGGGKKAECAGGQNGDSELGACCPEAVKSSMSTIDLDSLMAEHSSTWYMPGEKALLDGPEDDKTLAPWEKSKPPNPVSKEGRGHDLPQNKTSAAAQTGSHLQCLSVHCTDDVGEAKGRTSVPTWRSLHSDISNRFGTFVAALT; from the coding sequence ATGTTTGGCCTGGATCAGTTTGAGCCTCCGATCAATAACAGAAACGCTGGCCAAGGCGAGAGAAACTTTGGCGAACCCGGCCTGAGCATGAACGGCCACTTCAAAGCCCCGGCTTTTCACGCGGGGGGGCCGGCAGACCCGACCATCAGCGCCCTGGGAGAGCCCCCTCTCCTGGGTATGAACATGGGCATGGCCGGGGAGCCCTACGGCTTCCACGGGCGAGGTCACTCCGAGCTGCACGCTGGGGGCCTGCAGCCGCAGCCGGTGCATGGGTTCTTCGGCAGCCAGCAGCCTCACCACGGCCACCCCGGCGGCCACCACCCTCACCAGCATCACCCCCACTTCGGCGGCAACTTCGCGGGTCCTGATCCCGGTGCCTCCTGCTTGCACGGAGGCCGGCTCTTGGGCTACGGCGGCGGTGGTGGTGGCCTAGGCAACCAGCCTGGCTTCGCTGAGGGCTACGAGCACATGGCGGAGACCCAGGGGGGTGAAAGTTTCGGGCAGCAGAGGCCTGGCAACATCCCCGAGTTCCAGCACCACAGCTCGGGACCCTCGGGCCATGCGGTACCTGCCCCGTGCCTACCCCTGGATCAGTCCCCCAACCGGGCGGCCTCCTTCCACGGCCTCCCAGCCTCCAGCAGCTCGGATTCCCACAGCCTGGAGGCGCGCAGAATGGCCAACCAAGGGGGCGTCGAGTCCCTGGAATACAATTACCCTGGTGACGGGCCCTCTGGACACTTTGATCTGCCAGTGTTTTCTCCCTCGGAGTCCGAGGGCCAGCTGCCTCACTACGGGACTGGCAGACAGGTGCCCGGGGGAGCTTTCCCGGGAGCCTCGGCCCTGCCCAGGGCCCCGGGCATGGTGGCCATGTCTAAGATTCatccgcagcagcagcagcatggtgGCGGAGTGTTCTTCGAGAGGTTTGGAGGGGCCCGGAAAATGTCAGTGGGCATGGAAGCCGGGGTTAACGCAGTCAGGCATCCCTTAATGCAACAGGCCCCGCAGCCGCCTCAGCCACAGCCCCCTCCCCCGCAGCCGCAGCCGCAGCCGCCTCCACCACAGCAGCAGCCGAATTTGCTGGCCAGACAGAACTCTTGCCCTCCGGCTATCCCCCGACAGCCCCAGGCTGAGGCCAACCCGGCTAGCGGTAGCTTGCAGGACGGTGGGCCCATCCTTCCGAACCAGCATGCCCAATTCGAATACCCCATCCACAGACTGGAGAACAGGAGCATGCACCCCTATTCTGATCCAGTGTTTACCATGCAGCATCCGCCGCCTCCCCCTGCTCCTCAGCAGCAGCAACCGCCGGCGCCGCCACAGGCGCCAAACCAGAGGCTGCAGCACTTCGATGCTCCCTACCTGAACGTGGCCAAGAGGGCGAGGTTCGACTTCCCCAGCACCCCGACCGTGGACCGCTGCGCTTCGTGGAATGGCAGCCTGCATAGTGGAGCGCTGGACAACCACCTGTCCCCTTCGGCCTACCCGGGCCTGCCGGGAGACTTCACACCCCCTGTGCCCGACACCTTTCCCCCGGGACCAGCTCTGCAGCATCCGGGCCCCGACCCCCAGGccttgcagcagcagcagcaacagcagcagcagcagcagcagcgccaGAACGCGGCCCTCATGATGAAGCAGATGGCGTCCCGcactcagcagcagcagcagcaacagcagcagcagcagcagcggctgCGCCAGCCCGGCCTGCCGCCACTCAGCCACCCCGGGGACGTAGGGCCGGGCAGTGGCCTGGTGCACGCGGGGCCGGTGGCCAGTCTGGCTCAGGCGAActttgagagggagggaggcggGGGCGGCGGGGGCGGCGGCGGGGGCTCCAACGGCAGCGGGGGCGGGGGTGCTGGGCGCATGGGAAACTTCGACCCGCAGAATCCTCACTTGGCACAAGAGAGCGCCTGGTTCCCTGGGCCCCACCCGCCTCCTCCGCCACCGGGAGACCTCCTGCCTCGCAGGTTGGGTGGCTCTAACTTGCCCCCCGACGGGAGCCCCCACGAACTGGGCCTGGCTCAGGGCGGCTCTGGGATGCTTTTCCGGGGACCGGGGGTGGCTGGGCTAGGATTGCAAGAGTCGCTGAGGATGCCCGGTGAAGGCCACGTGCCTGCCCTTCACTCCCCCGGTTTGCACTCCCAGTTCGGGGGCAGCCTCGGTGGCCTTGGCCAGTTACAGTCTCCCGGGGCTGGCGTGGGCCTGCCTAGCACCCCTTCGGACCGCAGGGCACCACCGCCCGACTTCACGGCGCCTCCCTTGGGTGGCCAGCCGGGCTTCCCGTTCAGCGGGACCAGCCGGCAGGCCACCCCACTGAGTAACCCCGGCGTGAGCGCTTCCCCgggcggcgggggcgggggcggcggAGGCGGGAGCACCTACCCTCCACAGCCCGACTTCCAGCCTAGCCAGCGGGCCTCGGCCAGCAAACTGGGCGCCCTGAGTCTGGGGTCTTTCAACAAACCCAACTCTAAGGATAACCTCTTCGGCCAGAGCTGCCTGGCCGCCCTCTCCACTGCCTGCCAAAACATGATCGCCAGCCTCGGGGCACCCAACCTCAACGTGACCTTTAACAAGAAGAACCAGCCCGAGagcaagaggaaactgagtcagaccgACTCCGACGGGGCGGTGGGCAGCAGCGGTGCGGGCAGCGGCGGCAGTGGCAGCGGGGGGAATACGGGACCCGATTACTTCCCCAGCGGAACTGCGCCGGGGGGGCCGGGGCCGGGAGGCCCGGGAGGGACCAGCGGCGGAGGCGGTAAAGCCCCAGGTCCCCCTAACCCGGCCGCCTCAGGCGATGGCACAAGCCTTTCCCCCAACTACACCATTGAGGCCACGTCGGGCAACGACGGCAAACCGGTTCCGGGAGGAGGAGGGCGGGGTCGGGGCCGCAGAAAAAGGGACAGTGGCCACGTGAGTCCCGGGACATTCTTCGACAAGTTCTCCGCTGCTGCGGCTGCTGCGGACAGCGGGGCTTCGGGCGTGAGCCCCGGGCAGCAGGCGGCGCCTGGCCCTCCCGGTGGAAGTTCAGGCGGGGAGCCCCGAGGGGCGCCCACACCCCACGACAAGGCCCTAACCTCCCCGTCGTGGGGCAAAGGGGCCGAGCTGCTCTTGGGCGATCAAGCCGACCTCATGTCGTCCCTGGACAGCGGGATCCAGAGCGGGGCCAAGTCGGCGGGCAGTTCTCCACACGTCGGGGACTTCGCTGACGAGGTGAGCACGGGCTACGCCAACGAGGACGAGGTGTCGTCCAGCTCTGACAACGCGGCCTCGGCCCTGGCCAAGCCCAGCCGCAGTCCCCTGGTTACTGGCTCTCCGAAGATCCCACGGGGCCCGGCCGGGGAGCACGGACAGAAAGGGGCCCCGGGCCTAGGTGGCCTCCTCACTACCTCTACCTCGACCCCAGACAGCTACGGCCTGAGTAGCAGCAGCGGGGCGGCCCACCCGGGCACGCCGGGCCTAGAGCAGGTCCGCACCCCGACGAGCAGCACGTCCCCGCAGGACGAGATCCACCCGCTGGAGATCCTCCAGGCGCAGATTCAGCTGCAGCGGCAGCAGTTCAGCATCTCGGAGGACCAGCCGCTGGGCCCCAAGGGCGGGGGCAGCGGGGGCGGCGCGGGCGGCGGCGGCAAGAAGGCCGAATGCGCTGGAGGCCAGAACGGAGACAGCGAGCTGGGCGCTTGCTGCCCCGAGGCGGTCAAGAGCTCCATGAGCACCATAGACCTGGATTCCCTGATGGCTGAGCACAGCTCCACCTGGTACATGCCTGGCGAGAAGGCTTTACTGGACGGCCCGGAGGATGACAAGACGCTGGCGCCCTGGGAGAAGTCCAAGCCCCCGAACCCAGTCAGCAAAGAAGGTAGAG
- the MN1 gene encoding transcriptional activator MN1 isoform X2 translates to MFGLDQFEPPINNRNAGQGERNFGEPGLSMNGHFKAPAFHAGGPADPTISALGEPPLLGMNMGMAGEPYGFHGRGHSELHAGGLQPQPVHGFFGSQQPHHGHPGGHHPHQHHPHFGGNFAGPDPGASCLHGGRLLGYGGGGGGLGNQPGFAEGYEHMAETQGGESFGQQRPGNIPEFQHHSSGPSGHAVPAPCLPLDQSPNRAASFHGLPASSSSDSHSLEARRMANQGGVESLEYNYPGDGPSGHFDLPVFSPSESEGQLPHYGTGRQVPGGAFPGASALPRAPGMVAMSKIHPQQQQHGGGVFFERFGGARKMSVGMEAGVNAVRHPLMQQAPQPPQPQPPPPQPQPQPPPPQQQPNLLARQNSCPPAIPRQPQAEANPASGSLQDGGPILPNQHAQFEYPIHRLENRSMHPYSDPVFTMQHPPPPPAPQQQQPPAPPQAPNQRLQHFDAPYLNVAKRARFDFPSTPTVDRCASWNGSLHSGALDNHLSPSAYPGLPGDFTPPVPDTFPPGPALQHPGPDPQALQQQQQQQQQQQQRQNAALMMKQMASRTQQQQQQQQQQQQRLRQPGLPPLSHPGDVGPGSGLVHAGPVASLAQANFEREGGGGGGGGGGGSNGSGGGGAGRMGNFDPQNPHLAQESAWFPGPHPPPPPPGDLLPRRLGGSNLPPDGSPHELGLAQGGSGMLFRGPGVAGLGLQESLRMPGEGHVPALHSPGLHSQFGGSLGGLGQLQSPGAGVGLPSTPSDRRAPPPDFTAPPLGGQPGFPFSGTSRQATPLSNPGVSASPGGGGGGGGGGSTYPPQPDFQPSQRASASKLGALSLGSFNKPNSKDNLFGQSCLAALSTACQNMIASLGAPNLNVTFNKKNQPESKRKLSQTDSDGAVGSSGAGSGGSGSGGNTGPDYFPSGTAPGGPGPGGPGGTSGGGGKAPGPPNPAASGDGTSLSPNYTIEATSGNDGKPVPGGGGRGRGRRKRDSGHVSPGTFFDKFSAAAAAADSGASGVSPGQQAAPGPPGGSSGGEPRGAPTPHDKALTSPSWGKGAELLLGDQADLMSSLDSGIQSGAKSAGSSPHVGDFADEVSTGYANEDEVSSSSDNAASALAKPSRSPLVTGSPKIPRGPAGEHGQKGAPGLGGLLTTSTSTPDSYGLSSSSGAAHPGTPGLEQVRTPTSSTSPQDEIHPLEILQAQIQLQRQQFSISEDQPLGPKGGGSGGGAGGGGKKAECAGGQNGDSELGACCPEAVKSSMSTIDLDSLMAEHSSTWYMPGEKALLDGPEDDKTLAPWEKSKPPNPVSKEGHDLPQNKTSAAAQTGSHLQCLSVHCTDDVGEAKGRTSVPTWRSLHSDISNRFGTFVAALT, encoded by the coding sequence ATGTTTGGCCTGGATCAGTTTGAGCCTCCGATCAATAACAGAAACGCTGGCCAAGGCGAGAGAAACTTTGGCGAACCCGGCCTGAGCATGAACGGCCACTTCAAAGCCCCGGCTTTTCACGCGGGGGGGCCGGCAGACCCGACCATCAGCGCCCTGGGAGAGCCCCCTCTCCTGGGTATGAACATGGGCATGGCCGGGGAGCCCTACGGCTTCCACGGGCGAGGTCACTCCGAGCTGCACGCTGGGGGCCTGCAGCCGCAGCCGGTGCATGGGTTCTTCGGCAGCCAGCAGCCTCACCACGGCCACCCCGGCGGCCACCACCCTCACCAGCATCACCCCCACTTCGGCGGCAACTTCGCGGGTCCTGATCCCGGTGCCTCCTGCTTGCACGGAGGCCGGCTCTTGGGCTACGGCGGCGGTGGTGGTGGCCTAGGCAACCAGCCTGGCTTCGCTGAGGGCTACGAGCACATGGCGGAGACCCAGGGGGGTGAAAGTTTCGGGCAGCAGAGGCCTGGCAACATCCCCGAGTTCCAGCACCACAGCTCGGGACCCTCGGGCCATGCGGTACCTGCCCCGTGCCTACCCCTGGATCAGTCCCCCAACCGGGCGGCCTCCTTCCACGGCCTCCCAGCCTCCAGCAGCTCGGATTCCCACAGCCTGGAGGCGCGCAGAATGGCCAACCAAGGGGGCGTCGAGTCCCTGGAATACAATTACCCTGGTGACGGGCCCTCTGGACACTTTGATCTGCCAGTGTTTTCTCCCTCGGAGTCCGAGGGCCAGCTGCCTCACTACGGGACTGGCAGACAGGTGCCCGGGGGAGCTTTCCCGGGAGCCTCGGCCCTGCCCAGGGCCCCGGGCATGGTGGCCATGTCTAAGATTCatccgcagcagcagcagcatggtgGCGGAGTGTTCTTCGAGAGGTTTGGAGGGGCCCGGAAAATGTCAGTGGGCATGGAAGCCGGGGTTAACGCAGTCAGGCATCCCTTAATGCAACAGGCCCCGCAGCCGCCTCAGCCACAGCCCCCTCCCCCGCAGCCGCAGCCGCAGCCGCCTCCACCACAGCAGCAGCCGAATTTGCTGGCCAGACAGAACTCTTGCCCTCCGGCTATCCCCCGACAGCCCCAGGCTGAGGCCAACCCGGCTAGCGGTAGCTTGCAGGACGGTGGGCCCATCCTTCCGAACCAGCATGCCCAATTCGAATACCCCATCCACAGACTGGAGAACAGGAGCATGCACCCCTATTCTGATCCAGTGTTTACCATGCAGCATCCGCCGCCTCCCCCTGCTCCTCAGCAGCAGCAACCGCCGGCGCCGCCACAGGCGCCAAACCAGAGGCTGCAGCACTTCGATGCTCCCTACCTGAACGTGGCCAAGAGGGCGAGGTTCGACTTCCCCAGCACCCCGACCGTGGACCGCTGCGCTTCGTGGAATGGCAGCCTGCATAGTGGAGCGCTGGACAACCACCTGTCCCCTTCGGCCTACCCGGGCCTGCCGGGAGACTTCACACCCCCTGTGCCCGACACCTTTCCCCCGGGACCAGCTCTGCAGCATCCGGGCCCCGACCCCCAGGccttgcagcagcagcagcaacagcagcagcagcagcagcagcgccaGAACGCGGCCCTCATGATGAAGCAGATGGCGTCCCGcactcagcagcagcagcagcaacagcagcagcagcagcagcggctgCGCCAGCCCGGCCTGCCGCCACTCAGCCACCCCGGGGACGTAGGGCCGGGCAGTGGCCTGGTGCACGCGGGGCCGGTGGCCAGTCTGGCTCAGGCGAActttgagagggagggaggcggGGGCGGCGGGGGCGGCGGCGGGGGCTCCAACGGCAGCGGGGGCGGGGGTGCTGGGCGCATGGGAAACTTCGACCCGCAGAATCCTCACTTGGCACAAGAGAGCGCCTGGTTCCCTGGGCCCCACCCGCCTCCTCCGCCACCGGGAGACCTCCTGCCTCGCAGGTTGGGTGGCTCTAACTTGCCCCCCGACGGGAGCCCCCACGAACTGGGCCTGGCTCAGGGCGGCTCTGGGATGCTTTTCCGGGGACCGGGGGTGGCTGGGCTAGGATTGCAAGAGTCGCTGAGGATGCCCGGTGAAGGCCACGTGCCTGCCCTTCACTCCCCCGGTTTGCACTCCCAGTTCGGGGGCAGCCTCGGTGGCCTTGGCCAGTTACAGTCTCCCGGGGCTGGCGTGGGCCTGCCTAGCACCCCTTCGGACCGCAGGGCACCACCGCCCGACTTCACGGCGCCTCCCTTGGGTGGCCAGCCGGGCTTCCCGTTCAGCGGGACCAGCCGGCAGGCCACCCCACTGAGTAACCCCGGCGTGAGCGCTTCCCCgggcggcgggggcgggggcggcggAGGCGGGAGCACCTACCCTCCACAGCCCGACTTCCAGCCTAGCCAGCGGGCCTCGGCCAGCAAACTGGGCGCCCTGAGTCTGGGGTCTTTCAACAAACCCAACTCTAAGGATAACCTCTTCGGCCAGAGCTGCCTGGCCGCCCTCTCCACTGCCTGCCAAAACATGATCGCCAGCCTCGGGGCACCCAACCTCAACGTGACCTTTAACAAGAAGAACCAGCCCGAGagcaagaggaaactgagtcagaccgACTCCGACGGGGCGGTGGGCAGCAGCGGTGCGGGCAGCGGCGGCAGTGGCAGCGGGGGGAATACGGGACCCGATTACTTCCCCAGCGGAACTGCGCCGGGGGGGCCGGGGCCGGGAGGCCCGGGAGGGACCAGCGGCGGAGGCGGTAAAGCCCCAGGTCCCCCTAACCCGGCCGCCTCAGGCGATGGCACAAGCCTTTCCCCCAACTACACCATTGAGGCCACGTCGGGCAACGACGGCAAACCGGTTCCGGGAGGAGGAGGGCGGGGTCGGGGCCGCAGAAAAAGGGACAGTGGCCACGTGAGTCCCGGGACATTCTTCGACAAGTTCTCCGCTGCTGCGGCTGCTGCGGACAGCGGGGCTTCGGGCGTGAGCCCCGGGCAGCAGGCGGCGCCTGGCCCTCCCGGTGGAAGTTCAGGCGGGGAGCCCCGAGGGGCGCCCACACCCCACGACAAGGCCCTAACCTCCCCGTCGTGGGGCAAAGGGGCCGAGCTGCTCTTGGGCGATCAAGCCGACCTCATGTCGTCCCTGGACAGCGGGATCCAGAGCGGGGCCAAGTCGGCGGGCAGTTCTCCACACGTCGGGGACTTCGCTGACGAGGTGAGCACGGGCTACGCCAACGAGGACGAGGTGTCGTCCAGCTCTGACAACGCGGCCTCGGCCCTGGCCAAGCCCAGCCGCAGTCCCCTGGTTACTGGCTCTCCGAAGATCCCACGGGGCCCGGCCGGGGAGCACGGACAGAAAGGGGCCCCGGGCCTAGGTGGCCTCCTCACTACCTCTACCTCGACCCCAGACAGCTACGGCCTGAGTAGCAGCAGCGGGGCGGCCCACCCGGGCACGCCGGGCCTAGAGCAGGTCCGCACCCCGACGAGCAGCACGTCCCCGCAGGACGAGATCCACCCGCTGGAGATCCTCCAGGCGCAGATTCAGCTGCAGCGGCAGCAGTTCAGCATCTCGGAGGACCAGCCGCTGGGCCCCAAGGGCGGGGGCAGCGGGGGCGGCGCGGGCGGCGGCGGCAAGAAGGCCGAATGCGCTGGAGGCCAGAACGGAGACAGCGAGCTGGGCGCTTGCTGCCCCGAGGCGGTCAAGAGCTCCATGAGCACCATAGACCTGGATTCCCTGATGGCTGAGCACAGCTCCACCTGGTACATGCCTGGCGAGAAGGCTTTACTGGACGGCCCGGAGGATGACAAGACGCTGGCGCCCTGGGAGAAGTCCAAGCCCCCGAACCCAGTCAGCAAAGAAG